The following nucleotide sequence is from Zingiber officinale cultivar Zhangliang chromosome 10A, Zo_v1.1, whole genome shotgun sequence.
tccatgtaagattattaactttattacatttgttcatttctatcttAATTAGTAGTCAGCAATACTGATTAAATTGgatattatttatttgtttacagTAACAAATGACAAAAAGGgtggctcaggcatctcagccatcAATAGAGGGGGAAGATTCACAGTCTCTATCCACCAACGatctaaatgagatttattatgatgttgtcggtggaaggacaaaaaactctaCCCTCTACGGCCTGGGCTCTCAAGCAAaagttgcatttgattgtctGAGAAATCCGGCCGgccgtgctagttcctcttcatCTAGTGAGATGCAGTCCTTAAGacgtgaaaatcaagaactgcgcactcaattgaaatcaatggatcagaggatggCCGATATGGATCAGTGGAGAGCTGACGAGGAGAGCTaatgaggagaagaggagagccGAACGTGACAAGAGTAATGATGATCTCATGGCCCAGATGCGCCAGATCGTGGCTAATTTCACCCAAGGGTCACATAGttctgagtcacaggagactcaagatccaTCAGCCGGTGATGATTAGCATTTTCTGAGGTATGTTTAATTACActttattagttttttatttatcatagatataccgtggtaatatatttattccatttttatatttggtataatatgttcatttaatttCTAAATGTTTTATTAATATATGTTTCAGGAGTCACGTTCGGTTCTATTTACATACTGACTCTTCATATGATCATATGCTCATTTTTTGTTCAGGtatcattttattataaataaaattcgATATACATATATGCAAAAATGTTTATTTATACATCAACATAATCATTTGATATTTGTCTTTTGACAGGATTTCTAGCATTATCTTTCATTCTTGTATTATTTTGCGTACTCTACACTATGGTATGTATTCTGTAACTTTGCACTATGGTATGTATCATTTTGACAGGATTTATATATGCACTATGGTATATTATTCAGTTTAGTTTGTAATTTAGATGATTATAGTTGTTTCTAATAATATGAATGAATTGTTATGATATTGTGATTGTTTAAGTGTCGATTGTGTAAAAgtgattgtatatatatatatatatatatatatgatgtaaGTGTGGATTATATGTTTGTATGAAGTTGTATCAATGAAGTGTTAGAATGTTATGATTGTTTAACTGTGGATTGTGTAAATGTGATGTTTTAATTTATGTGTGGATTATATATGTTTGTGTGGATTGATTGTAATGAATTATATCTGTGATGGTTTGTATATTTGTAATTTGTATATATGGAAATTGCCAAAACAAACAgaatctggatttttttttttaatttaccgacggaataccgacggaaatcAGAATCCGTCGGTAAATATCAGAAAAATCTACCAACGGAAACACTTATTTCCGTCGGTAGATCGATATATTACCGACAGAAATAGgtgtttccgtcggtaattaccgacggaacagGTGTTTCCGTCGATAATTACCGACAGAAGGTGGCTTCCGTCGGTAGTTTATTCCCTGGCCAAAATCACTGTTCCGACAATATTTCCGACGGAATTATGGTCCGTCGGTATATTATAACCGACGGAAGGtcctatttccgtcggtaatgacCTTTCCGATAAATCGGTTACCGACAATTGTATTTCCGTCGATAATCCGTCGGGAACCTATTATACCGAcggataattccgtcggtaaaactaTTTTGTTTTTGTAGTGAACGTTCTCGTGTAGATACCGTAGAGGTGCGGACATTCTAATCGCACTCAGATTGCCTGGACTAGCATTCTTCTAAGGGTTGTTCATACATCAGAAGTGACAATCCCATTCGCTAAAGTAGTTGTAACGTATAGATCTTTAGAGGGATCAATTTTTACTgtgtttttagttttattttttgctaTAGATCTCTACATTATATTAAGAGTAGTAATTTTTTTCAACatgaaagttatttttttaatcataaaacatataaataattttaatcgatTGCTAGTAGTCATCGATTAAAGCATTttttaatgattaaaaaaatttgatttgtATTAAAAAATTACTGCTCTCAATGTAATGTGTCAAATTCACATTTGAAGATATGAATATAAATAGGAGAAGTAGATGAATATATAAGACTTGATTCCATATTATTCCGAACTTTCTAGGTCCATCATCTGATTTTGACCAAATCCAAACCAAAACTGACTAATGAATCTAAAGAGCTTGGAATGTCATAGAATTAAATCCTATGTGTTTCTAGTTTTGCTGACTGTATTCATAATAtcaatttaacatattatattgagagtaataattttttaaatatgaattaattCGATTCGTGTTGAAAAAATCATTACTTTTACTATagtgtgtcaaattgatatttaagggcatgaatataattagaagaactaGACAAATATATATGACTTGATTTTATATTATTCTGAGCTCTCTAACTCTATCAATAGATTTTGACTTAATTTTAGTTGAAATTAGTTGATAGACTTAGAAAATTCGAAATAACATAAAACTAAATTTAATATATCtatctagttctcctaattatattcatactctTAAATATTAATTGGACATACTATATTGAGAGTAGTTattttttgaatataaattaaattttttaatcattAAATAGAAATAATGTTAATTAGGAATTGTTtatttcatattaaaaaaatcacgATTCTCAATCTAATGaattaaattaaagtttgagtaaaaaaaattatttcatattGAAGAAATCATGTTTCTCAATCTAAtagattaaattgatatttgagtatatgaatataatcaagagaactaaacAAGCATATAAGACATAATTTTATGATATTCCAAGTTTTTTAAATTCATCAGctaatttttgtttatttaattctcctaattatattcatattttcaaatatcaatttgatcaatTATATTGTTCaacacaaaataaattttttaatcgcTGCATTAGGGACTTTATTGTGTTGATATATTATGCTGTGATAATTAATTGGTAATAATAATagagataaaaaataatattgagtATATGATTAGATAATTTTAAACTTAGGATATGTGATTTATCTTCTAGATAAGCCCCAAACTTAATTTACCAAATTTGAAAAGCTTCTGTTTCGGGAACAGTACTAGGATTAGGCTTACCAGTCCAATCGATCGACAATAAGATTAATTGTCGTCCgaattcatatttttttaaacaacttATTTTGTtcccgattttttttttttaaacaaataatgCTTCtctcatatttatttttggacgCAATGTAAATGTTGTCACAGTAGACGTAGCTCTCGTGCCGGGAAACTTCGACGAAGGTCCCTCGGTTTTGTCCAGCTTCCCCGCCCTCCTCCATCATCATCATCCACACCATTCTGCGGTGCCCTGAACCCACCTCCGCCGTCTATTTATAATCCCTTCCTCGTAGGGACGATCGGCAGCTGTTCGACCATTTGCCCCACTCAGCTTCTACTACAATAGGTAGCCATCACAAAAATAATGGCAAGCATCTACATGACAACTTAGTCCTTAACTCCGATGGCCGGAATGCTCCCCGGCGTCGAATGCGCCCGCCGCCGGCGCTTTGGCAACTCCACCGAATCCTTCTCCGGCTCCAGGAGATCATTCTTTTGTCTCTACACGACCTCGCATGAGATGCATCACGGCAGAACCTCCATGGTACAATATTAATTTAACCGTATATCAACCTTTCAGTTAGTTAACTCGGTCATCGCCCCCAAATTGCTAAACTATCAGCAGAGAAGTGTCTTGAGCAAGGAAAGCAGTCACGAAGCACTCGGAACCGTTGCCAGGGAGGCCAGGGAGAGATTGGATGCAAAACTTAAGACCCAAAGGTGTACAACTTAACTACAATTAATATATATCCTACTCGCAATTCTCATTCATGAGGTGGAATAATTAATTTAGTCAATGCCTTATTGCAGGCCAAATGGCTCAGGAAGCGTGAAGGTGAGGGAGCAGGAAGAACAATTAGTAGTGAAGAATCTGATGGACAGTGGTGTGCAGAGGGAGGTGTTCTGTGGAACGAAGAGCAGGAGGAGGTGGTTTAAGTGGAGCAAGTTGGGGTGGGAGGCAGCAGAGCCAGCGGATTGCGCCGTGTGCTTGGAAGATTTCAAGGCAGGGGATGTTCTGGTTCACTTGCTGTGCGATCACAGGTTCCACTGCGACTGCGTGCTGCCGTGGCTGGAAACCAGCTCCCAGTGTCCATGTTGCAGGACGTCAGTCTTCTGTGTTTGATAGTTAACTGGTTATGTGAGTCAGCTTGAGCATGGATGGTGAAACTGGTGAAGAAATTGAAGAATTGTTAAGATGTTTAATTGGTTATAATTATGAAAGAACTAACAGAATTAATGTGTGTTCGATGGTTGGGCAAAAGGATGGAAAACTGAAGAGAACTTGCAGTCTCTTTGAGGAATCCTACAATCTAGATGCTAAAGAATTAAGCAAAGTAATAGTTAATGTCTATTTTTGAATAGTCATGAGCTGAATGATTAATAGTTAATGATTATTTTAGAATAATTAATTGAATATTCATGCCGTTGTCCGATGTACAGAAACAAACAAGAAGATTATGATGGCACTCGGCTGTTCTTTCAGCCGCTAAATAGGTTTTGTGGCTGTCTATTTGTAAcagatatttattattattattattattaattgacATCAAATATTCAAGATTAATTTTAAAGAAGATCAATCagttttatagaaattttctatcgataataaatcaaaaataaaaagtatTCACAGTGAACGATCCATCAATCCAGCGTTAGTAGATCAAACACTCATTAACAAAATTTAtctgttatttattaaaattaacattCCATTCGATTGTTAGATgtctaaaaaaacattaaaaatatgaGCTGCCAAAACATTGTCCCGGAGCTATTTGTCACATACACTTAGGTGAGTGGGAGTGGCAGAGGTCTTCATTAGCTTCTAGTCAGACAAAATTGTTGCTGTTGCTAATTATTCATTTTGCAGATTTGTTAGTTTTTCGCTAAAGATTTTATCTCTTGTAAAATATCTTCAAGCCTTATCTCTTGTCAAACTGTTGAAGTTATACTAATTTAATTCAAAAACACTTTGCTAATTGTAATTCCAACAGATGGTTCGTGCCCTTATTTTATTTGTGAAGagttttttttccattttaaaataaaaatttaaagaatttatttatcgTTAATCTTTTAATATTATTCACCTTTAGCAAATTTGACGGTGTCAAAAATAAATTAAcgttaaatattattattattattattttaaaaaagctTTACATTTATTAATCttttaaagaagataaagatCGATTTAATAAAAGTCtctattaatttatttaattacatttctttttttttaaataataataaattttcttataaaattaaatagatattcaacccggataaaggaggagggttgcgttaggttgccagccagcgtcaaactatgacaaatattcaatgaataaatctattaaactattgtgttaataCTAAGTTGTTCCTTGGAAATAACGCGTTGCGGGGTCCGActataacgtctcggcaaggaccgctacatcttcaAAACTCGGGTGTAgcgataaatatgcaagagttcacgttacagaatccgactgtaacgtctcagcaaggaccgctacatctccatgagaacttgggtgtagtgttaaataggcaagagttctcacaccataggttagataagaacaaatatgataggaaaactaataatctaagatttggaacatagaacataggaactctcactggtaaatcaatggaggtagtagatatgatgattaggagaaaaattagcattttgtgtgtacaagagacaaaatggacagacgagacgacaaagatgatagagaactcgggttttaagttatggtacactggaaagagtaaagcaagaaatggagtgggtattattgtagatagtttgttaaaggatgaagttgtagaagtagttagaaaaggggatagaattataacccttaagataatagtggcgaaagaaactatgaacataattagcgtttatgcaccacaagtatgattagatgaagctaccaaatcaaggttttgggaggacttagatgaaatattacaaaatattccaccaaatgaaatgattttaataggaggtgatctaaatggacatgtcggagtgaaaaatgagaaatataagagagtacatgggagttatgagtttggaacgaggaatgaggaagggaaaactatattagattttgcgacagcatatgaccttatattagctaatacgttttttaagaaaagagaataacacttagtcacattcaaaagtgggaataataaatcgcaaattgactttcttatagttaggaagaaggatagaaagatttgtaaagattgtaaagtcatccatggagaaagcttaactacccaacatagagtagtagtgttggatatacacctcaaacatagtatcaatagaaaaaaaatatatacaattcctagaattaagtgatggaagttaaaggatgggaaacacaatatatttaaggagaaggtaaaagtacaagcattaggtgaaatatacgatgactctaatacaacatgtgataagatgatatcaaaattgaaaatagtagctaagagtgtactcgatgagtcaaagggacatgcaccacgagtgatattgaaaacgaaattGAGGATAAGTACTCGATgttaacataatattgaaaacgaaaaaaatatctgatcaatggaggataagtactctagttcccttatataagaacaagggagacatacaaaattgtgcaaactataagggtattaaactaatgagtcatattatgaaactttgggaaaaagtaatagaaaaaagattaagaaatgagatcacagtgatagaaaatcaatttgggttcatgcttggaaggtcgacaatagaagctatacatctttttagacaattaattgaaaaatatcgagagcaaaaacaagatctacacatggtattcattaacttagaaaaagcttatgatagaatcccaagaaaaattatatggagaattttagaaaagatatgtgttagcgtaacatatattgaactaattaaggatatgtataaggatataacgaccagagtaaagacttcaggcgaagtaactgaaacatttccaataaagatagggttacatcaaggatcaactctaagtccctatctttttacactaattatggatgaactcactgcgcatattcaagacacagtaccgtggtacatgttatttgtagatgatattattttggtagatgagacacatgaaggagtaaatACCAAGTTAGAATCTtgaagggaaacactagaagggaaaggttttaagcttagtagattaaagacagaatatatagaatttaaatttaataatattagaagtaatgaaacaattgttaagataggaggggacgagttgcccggaaccgagagatttaaatatttaggatcatttttacaaaatgatggagggattgaaagagatgtcttacatagaatacaagcaggatgggtgaaatggagagaagtgtcgagtgttttatgtgaccgtaaagtacctcttaaacttaaaggtaagttctataaaaccgcagttaaacctgctatattatatggagttgaatgttgggttatgactcgagcacatgagcaaaagataagagttacagagatgaggatgttaaggtggatgtgtggacatacgaagatggacaaaataagaaatgagagcattagagagaaaatcaaagttacatctattgaggaaaaaccccgagagacacgtttaagatagtaCAGATTACagatatgtacttagacgaccaataaatgctccagttaggcgatgtgaaattatgataaacatacatatcaaacgaggaagaggaaaactaaaaaagacttggttagcaacaataaaataagataaaatttatttaaatatagatgataatataataggagatagaactTAATGGCGTAAAAAAATTCATATAACCGACCCCACCTAATGAGAAAAAATTTGATTGTTGTTGTACATTCAACtcctatttttaaaactttttagtCATTTTTACCAACAAGCTtgactaattaaaattattaattttacatTTCAGTATGTCTTTaacaaaaattatttataaaattaaaataaaatttaccttctgtttttttataaaaaaaatagacattCAAGCTATTTTTCCCAAACAGAAAATAAGTTGTTTTCAAAAATAGTATTCTGATTTAGAGGAATCTTAACTTGGACATTGCCTTTGAAATATAGCACCTCTGATTATATTTCCTATCAACATTTGACCAATTGCTAAAAGAaagttaataatattttaaaaattaaaaagctaCCACATATCTCGATGATTCTCAGGAACACAAACTCTATAATGGAAAGCTTTCCTGGACCATGACTAATTAATAAAACGTTGGTACTAAAGCTTGAGATAGGACGGCCAAACAAGATTTTTCATAGAAAATATTTTGAAGGTTCCTCAATAGAAAACCTAAAGGTCTTCTACACGAAGTTGCACAGGCTATTGAATACTGCAAACTATTATAATCTCTCGTccttcaaaattttgattattaGTAGCTGGACGGGCACAAAGGAATAATGGTGAGGCCTCTTGTTGTGGTATCCCAACGGAAGCAATAAAAGCCTATATCCCATTCTAAATTGACAAGCATAGACTTCAGAGTCCAAGGCTAATTATTGAGATTTTGAAACAAGTGTACTTAACCTAAATGACCAAATGATTACAGCAGGGCTGGATTCAACTTGCGTAAAGCATCCAAAGTGGTGTTGGAGACTGCAATCCCATGTATGCAGAAAATTAGCTTTGTGGCGAATAAAAACAAGAGGGTAAGTTTCTGGTTGCCACAATTACAGAAACcctaaaacaaaagaaaaaaaaaagagaaaagaaaagaaacggCTTTGTGATGAATAAAAACAAGCTGGTAAGTTTCTGGTTGCCACAATTACAGGACACGAAATACAAGTTATTTTCTGATATAGTTCAGGGAGTAGAAATGTTTTATATTCGGCTAAGCAAGGTTGAGTAATGAAGCATGAACTTGTAGAGGATGACTCAATTAGTATCCTTCAAACTTATCCCAGAAATattctccttttcttttttcaGAGAAGGCACAAGGATGACCATTATGCTGATTTTGAAGAAATCAAGCAATGATGGGCGAGAGGAACAAACTGTGCAACAGAAAATATGGGACTAGAATATTTCAAGATATCCTACAGCACTGGCATATTCTACAACAATCACTTTATagttttaccaaaaaaaaaaataccttccCTTTTTCTAAGACGTGGACAATTCTCACCATATTATTCAACGAGTCACAGGTACCTGGCATATTGATACCTATCGTTGAACATGAGATTTTCACTGATTAGGGACTGAACTTGGAGAAACACCTTCACTGACATCTCTACGGCACAGAGGGCACACCCTGTAAGCACCAATAAAGTAGCTAAAAATTAAAACAAGAACACAAGGCCTATTCACAAATAGCAGGAAATAAATATACATACCGATGAATCTCTTTCAGCCACTTATCAACACAGATCATGTGATATTCATGGTGACAGGGAAGAATTCTTATGGCATCCCCATTCTCATAATCGGCCAGACAAATGTAGCATCTGAATGGAAGAGAATTTCCATAATAAATGCGTCTGACTAAAAGAAGTCCAATTAAGGATTAAAAAAAACAGCAATAAAAATTCCAATGGGAAATTTTTTGGGGGTTTCTGGAGAAGCGTGCTTTATTCTATATGAGTCTATTTTCTGATGGAAATgataaattttagtttaatttagagAGAAACAGCAATAAATTCTCTTTTGTTGCCATCCAAAGAACCACCTCTAAACCATATTGGTAAAAATTTCATGGAACAGTTAGCCTTGCAATACTAGTTTTACTAACGAAATGAATCTTTATTTGGAACATGATTGCCTAACACTCAAATGATATTTTATAATTATGACTTGACTAAAAGATAATACATATTTATTCAGTTCAACAAGCTATTTATTCGTAATTTTATTTTACAGCAGCCAAATTCATGAGAATAATCTGGGAAGAAACCTGACTAAAGTGCTTACTGTTCGACATTATCAATGCTTAATGCAGTTTCAACTTTTTTGTGAATCTTTGTTGGCAAAGAGCTCACAACAGATTCCGGAGCAGTGACCGAAGCAAATGAATGTGGAAGGGATCCGCGTTGGCGATGAATCTCATCCAATACCTGCACAGTAATAACATCCCCATGCATATAAATTCATTGAAAGAAGAGGCACTGAAGTAGTTAATCACTGTAGTTGTaccacattttttttattttattagtataGTATTTTTATCTGTTAGTTACTTGGAGATCAAATATAGGTTGAGCATAACAATATGGTAAAAGAGCTTAAAGACAATGAACTATTCTCAAACTTGACTAGGAAGTACAAGCTGAACAGCAAGTTCCGGTGAGTTGAACTCAGTTTAGCCAGCTTTGACTGATAAGGGCaggttgaaattaatttttggcAAAAAGAATCATGGATTAATTTATTGTTGGGAAACTATTAGTAAACTTATCCCGCAGCCCATCCCAGCTTACCACACCACAAAAATGAAGAATTCGATTATCAGAATCTTCATCCAAGTAATTTCCCTACTCTTACATGTGTACTCATGCTCAAATCATCCTGGATGGGGAAAAAATGGATTCCACCAATCCTTGTGTTGATCAGATAGCTATACCAGACCATGAAAAAGTCAAGGAAAATTCACATAAAAATTGCCCCTGCTGGTCAGGTCCAGTGCGATTCATATGCATCAAATTAGCTCCCAATTAATAGAAAGGAGTGACAAATGATCCTGAAAGTGTAATATTCTTTTCTAATATAAATTCTAGCGGTCCATATATTCTATAGAGgcagatttttctaaaaaaatatttattctttatTGAAATGTGATAAAAGGAAAAACAATAGACAAGAAGAAAGCACCTAAATGACAACAAGGAACAGAGAAGAGAAGATTAGTTCATTAAAAATATTTGCTTAAGTATCTAAAACAATGCCAAAACAATTCTGATGAAATTGGAAATAACTATAATGGTTTACGAGCCTTAAATTAGCCACATGACCATTTCACCAAACACTACTGCATTAAATTGCTTATTTTCAGTCAAAAGTATAGCTATTTTTTCTCAGAGACATTGGTAAAAGTATTCTTCAAATCCAGAAAAAGAAACCGTTAAATGCAACTTCCAGCATATAGAATTAGCTAAGCATGCAAGCACAACTGCAGAAGATTCCTGCAACAAGCAATTGAGTATTGTGTGGAATTATCACACGAGTTTGCATCTTTATGAAGTATTATCAAACTACTACAATGTTTGACTCTATAAAAATTTACCATTGTTGATATGatataacactacaagaaaacagggtTCAGAAACAGATGTctgaaacaaaattaaaatctgtttcagattttgataaattagaaaCAAATTTGTTACGGAATTACTAATCCgttttagttaaataaaatataatatatgaaaaaaaattaagacataatttaaaatgaatcagaatcgaatttataaataaatttttataaacaaaaataaatacggaTTAGAAATAGAATCTAATATGAAGTTATATTTGTCAACAAAtctgtttaaaaaattttaaagggaaaaaaaaatggtTTTAAATTTCTCTAAATTAAAAAGATATTAAgacaattataaatttattttattttaataaaataaaacatctaagatgatttaaaatCCTATTCTAATTAATTCTCTCATTCATGTATATTTTTTTGAGGAGAGGGATAGCAACGAATATCAGGTAACCCTAATTTATTTTTCTCGTCCTTCCTTCTCCCTCCCTCGCCTCGAGGCCTTCATTTGCCTCCGCCATCGCCGCAATGCACTTCTCCTAGCTCACCGTCAGCGTTGGCTCCTCTATCTAGTAGGCGCATGCATGACATGGCCGACCTCCTCCTTGGGGCGAATTGGGGCCCTAACGGCCAATACTCTACAGGTAAAATCGTCACCTTTTACGCACCCTTGCTCTTTAATGTTTGACCATACCTTACTGAAGGTTGTCGTGCCCTTATGCCCAACCCCTTGATTGTGGAACTCGAGTTGCTTTAATTCACCATACTCATGATATGAGAAATTGAAGTTGAATATGTTAGTTAGgcaatatttaatttagttttttctAATTCAAGTAGGTAATCCACTACTTTCCTTTCTTCCATGTATTATGGTCTCTTCAGCTTTGTTGTTTGATATTAAGAACTATTACAAAATAATCCATCCTGATTCAAGTAGCAGACGGAATTTTCTGACCATTTTACTAAGATTAGTTAAGTTCTTGTAGGGTAACTTGCGAAAACATGCTGATTCTAATTTGTTTGTTTCCTTTCTTTCCCTTTGGAGATTCCACCACCTAACTTGGTTCTGCTTATATGGCTGCAATTTGATATATTCATGCACCAACTATTTTCAGCAAAGTAATGGTGTTTATACAGTAGGTGATTTTATGACCAAAAAGGAATATCTTCATAATGTGAAGCCTAACACTTCGGTGGATAAAGGTACTAACAGTATCACTATTTTTTGTTTATTCATTTGTATGTTtatttttcttgttcttcttcttgagtCCTACACTAATTGCATAGTTTACCCATCTAATGTTAAAAGCGCTGCAGATGTTAATGGAGAACAGGTTTACAGGATTTTCTCTGATTAATGATGATTAGAAGTTGGTATGTTCTTTCTTCACCATATATAATTTCAATGCTTGTTGAAGCTGGTGCTTGTTTGCCATAGTTGTATGATAGTATCTC
It contains:
- the LOC122028155 gene encoding RING-H2 finger protein ATL47-like isoform X2, coding for MAGMLPGVECARRRRFGNSTESFSGSRRSFFCLYTTSHEMHHGRTSMRSVLSKESSHEALGTVAREARERLDAKLKTQRPNGSGSVKVREQEEQLVVKNLMDSGVQREVFCGTKSRRRWFKWSKLGWEAAEPADCAVCLEDFKAGDVLVHLLCDHRFHCDCVLPWLETSSQCPCCRTSVFCV
- the LOC122028155 gene encoding RING-H2 finger protein ATL47-like isoform X1 — translated: MAGMLPGVECARRRRFGNSTESFSGSRRSFFCLYTTSHEMHHGRTSMQRSVLSKESSHEALGTVAREARERLDAKLKTQRPNGSGSVKVREQEEQLVVKNLMDSGVQREVFCGTKSRRRWFKWSKLGWEAAEPADCAVCLEDFKAGDVLVHLLCDHRFHCDCVLPWLETSSQCPCCRTSVFCV